From the genome of Bacillaceae bacterium S4-13-56:
AACTTTTTTGTGTCCAAAATATTGACCTAGATCCAGTGGAGATGTAGGTCAAAATGATGGAATACTTGTACAAGTAAGTGAGAGAATAGCGGTTTACAGTGATGCACTTTACACAAGATGGAGTGATGGTGACTCTTCAACTTCATCATTAGACCCTTCAGGTAATAGATATAATCATGGATATTCATGGGAATTTCAAGATACAATAGGAACAAGATGCGGTGATCAGCCATTAGACTGTTATTGGGCATTTAATACCGATTTTGTAGCAGGAAATATCTACTTTAGTTTCACATATGGTGAGCCATCAAATACAATAGTTTCATTTGAAACAGAATATACTCACACATGGGATGAAACTTATATTAATTCCATTTCAGTAGGTGAAAACTCAGCTGGTTTTGGTTGGGAGAACCAAGGACATCAAATTAAGTCTGAGGACTATGCTAACTTACAATTCTAATATATAAATAAAATGGGGGAATTACAAATTCCCCCATTGATGCAGTAAAACTAATTATTATTTCATAATAACTATAAGAGGGAGGGTTTTATATGTTAATAAAACATTATGTTGTAATATCCTTGTTCATTGTTTTGTTCATTTTTGTTGCTTATAACAGCTTTGTAAATAAACCAGATTATTTATCTCAACTTAAGGATAAATATGGTGAAACTGAATTTAAAGATGAGTCCTTAATAGTTAAAAAAATTTCAGCCAATAGTGAAATCCTTTTTATTGATGACGTTAATAGTAACACATATATATATTTTTTGAACAAAGATGACCTTCAATTATTAGGAAATTTACAGAAACCGGAGATATTATCTTTCATTTATCATGAACGGTACAAAATTCTTTGGGGAGTTTATAATTCAAAAAAAATCGATGAAATTAAAATAGAACGAAAAAGTAAAATTAATTACATTGAGAAAAATAATGGTATTAAACTATTTTTCGTTAAAGATTATTTTGAGAATCCTGTTGATATAAAGGGTTATTCAAATACTGAAGGATTAGTCTATCAATCAGCACCATAAAATAAGTATTTTTAACATATTCCACTTCTTTTGAACTACTACCATGTATTGATAGTTTTTGAGATTTTGGTTATCGCTTTTTTACCCAATTCTAGATTTAATTCCTTCTATACGTAAACTCCAATTCCTTGATGTTTTCATTATCAAGGAGTTTGAAATTAAACTGGAAAGACTTATAATATATGTAAATAATCATATATTAAGAAAGTCGAAGTGGGGCTTGCTTCGACTTTCTGATAGTATATCCGCAGCTAAACGGTTGCTGTGGGACATATCGAAAATAATCCACCGCTAGTCCAGAACTGACAAAGGCGGGTGGATTATTTTTTGCCTAATTTATCAGTCGAAGAATGGATTTAAAACCCTTCTTCTAATAATTTTATCAAGGTTGAAGGAGTTCTTATAATGCCTTATTTATTACAACCAAATTATTTTCTGTATCTTGTAATTCACCCTTGTCGATAATATAAACTCCGTTTAAGCTTTCGCATAATTGTTTATATTCATTTTCAGTATCTATTAACACAACTGTCTTTCCTTTTAGGCAAATTCTGATAATACAAACTGTTTTACTTCAAAATTATTCAAATTACTCATTCTAAACACACCTTTTTAATTAGTATTTGGATTAGATTACTCCCCTTCCCTTTATGTTCTATAATAACCTTGATGGTAGGAGAAGGGAATAACCCCTACTCTGTGATAGCTAGAATCTCTTTCTTTTGTGTCGTTTCCCACGCACGACAAGAAAGAGGAATCTCTACTGCTTAGGTGGCAGAGATTTTTTTTGGCTGTTTGAAATAGTTTTTTGAATCATTTCATCTCTCGTCATTTCACCAGTCATGACCTTTTTGATCATTTCTTCATCCTCTTTATTGAAAGTAAACCCCTCAAGCTCTAGTTCATGTTTAGCGTGTCGAAATGCCTTTTCTTGGGCATCTGTTAGCTTTTTCACAATGCTCTTGTGAACGCTAAAATAAATTGAACACTTTTTGCTCAATAAGATTGAACAGTTATTAATCAATCCTCATACCTTCGGTATAATAGATTCATTGTAGGTTGAGGAGGACATAGGAGTGAACAAGTGGATGCAGTATTTACAAATTCATCAACTAAATCAGAAAGGATTTAAAGTAGCTACTATCGCTAAAAAGTTAGGTATCAGTAGGAATAAGGTATACAATGTGCTGGAACAGTCACCAGAAGAATTTGAAGAGTGGATTCTTACACTTGGGAATAGGGGGAAGAAATTAGATTCCTATCAGGATTTACTTTTAAGCTGGCTTCATGAACATCCAGACTTATCTAGTGCTCAAGTCTATGATTGGCTAAAAGAGAGGTATAACGATTTAAACATTGGTGAGAGTACAGTGAGAAGATACGTAAGGAATTTAAGAGAACAATATTGTATCCCAAAAAGAATTACTATGCGGTCATACCAGGCTGTAGAAGAACTTCCGATGGGTAAACAAGTACAAGTTGATTTTGGAGAAACAAATGTTAAAACAGCGAACGGTACATCACAAAAGCTGTGGTTTATAGGATTTGTATTAGCTCATTCTAGATATAAATATGTTGAATGGAGAGATCGGCCATTTACTACTCGAGATGTTATTCAGTGTCACGAAGCTGCATTTGAATATTTTGGTGGAATGCCGGAAGAGATTGTATACGACCAAGATCATTTAATAGCAGTAAGTGAAAATGCAGGTGATATCGTACTTACAAAAGAGTTTCAGTCCTATCAACAGATGAGAAAATTCGGAATCTATTTATGTAGAAAGAGTGACCCAGAAACAAAAGGAAAAATAGAAAACGTGGTTAAATATGTAAAAGCAAACTTTAGTAAGAATCGTGTTTTCTCGTCCATTGATGTATGGAATGATATGTGTCTTGCCTGGTTAAAAAGGACCGGAAATTTCAAAATTCACCCTACAACAAAAAAGAGACCATTTGAAGTGCACGCCCTGGAAAAGCAACACTTAAAAACAGTCTCTTCTCAATTCTCTTTCGAGAATTCCTATAGCAACAGTATAACAAGAAACATCCAAAAGGACAATGTGGTGAAGTTTCAGTCAAACCGCTACACGGTCCCAACGGGAACGTATCGTCGTAAATATAGTAATCGAGCTTATCTAGAGGTTACAGAAGAACAACGGTTATTGATTCGCCTATCTCCAGATGGAGAAGTTATAGCTAATCATCAAATTCATAATGATAAAGGTGCACTGATCCAAGATCCAGCACATAAAAGAAAGAAATCTACGAAACTAGATACTTGGGAACAAGAGCTCCGGAAAGCCTTTGAAGATAAAGATCAAATTGATTTGTTTTTTACTATTTTAAAAGAGAAATATCCAAGACATAGAGGAGATCAACTATCTATTCTTTCGAATTTAATCCTTAACGAACCTAAATGGATAAATCAGGCCTTACGGGAGGCTATGAAACTTCAGCTAAGAAGCGCAAACGATCTAAGGGATTTATTGTATGCATTAAAACAAACAGAAAAACATGAGAAGCTGAGCAAAGAATTAACTAACCATCAAGAAACTAACTATTCTCACATCACAGCAACTACAAGAGATGTAGGTTCATATATTGCGATCATGAATGGAGGGAAATCAGCATGACCCATCCAATGACGCAATTACAGGACCAATGCCGATCCTTACGGTTAGCAGAAACAGCCAAAGAATTACCTGACTTACTAAGAAAAGCCGAGTCTCATCAGTGGACCTATCATGAGCTAATATATGAAATTCTTTCGTATGAACAAGCATGTCGAGAAGAAAAGCTGATGGCTAAGTTATTAAAATGGGCAAGATTCCCGATTCAGAAAACATTAGACGAATTTAATTTGGCTGAACAGCGTTCTATAAGCCAGAAACAATTCAAGCAACTGAGAGAGCTCCTTTGGTTAGAGCAGCAGTTTAATATTATTCTATTGGGACCACCTGGAGTAGGAAAAACACATATTGCCATAGGGCTTGGAATGGAAGCCATACAAAAGGGTTATCAAGTCATGTTTATAGCAATGGGAGAACTTGTTCATTTATTAAAAACAAAAGAATTCTCAAGGAAATCTCAGACATTGTATAAGAGATTAACAGAATCGGATTTAGTCATTATTGATGACATGATGTATATGGCGATGGATTCGAAAGAAGCCAACCTTTTCTTTCATTTAATTAATGAATTATATGATAAAAGTTCTGTCATTCTCACATCAAATAAGGGACCAGATGAATGGGGTGATCTCCTTGGAGATCAAGGTATTACAACGGCCATTTTAGACCGTCTGCTTCATCGGGTAGAGGTTATAAACTTTGATGATCCTAGCTATCGCATGAAACACCGAACTACTATTTTTGAACAAGAAAGGATAACAAATATATGATTATATTAACGTTAATCGAGGCTACTTCTCTTCTACATTCTTATGGAATTAAATGTGATCAGAAAAGAGTTAAACAATGGATAGACAGTGGGTTAATTAAAGGGAAAGCATTGAAGTCTGATTACAAAATTGAAGATGAAGCAATCTACGACTTTCTCCACAGTTATCAATGGGAAGGCACATCCTATGAAATAGGAATTGATGATAAGACTAAAATTAAAAGGCTTTTAGTAGAGATAGAGGACCTCAAAGCTCAAGTGTCAAAGCTCACTAGAGACAAAGAAAAGCTTGAGGATCAATTAGGTATACTTCCATTTTAATAAGTAGGCATTCCCCCATCCATTGGATGGGGGAAATAAAAAGCAGAAAGTGTTCAAAATTAATGAGCAAAAACTGTTCAAAACTACTTGACGGTTACAGCTCTCCTCCGTTAGAGAATAATAGCATCCACAACCATACCTAGATCTAAATAATAAATGTCGTATTCCTGGTCGAGACTTAACTTAAATTGTTGTGTAGTAGGTTCATAATATAGAATTTTACCTTCAAGAGTCTTCAATTCTCCATTTTTATAGATAGTAAGTTCTATCGTTCGATGATGTTTCATGGCTTCTACTAGTAATAAATTCAGTTC
Proteins encoded in this window:
- the istA gene encoding IS21 family transposase — protein: MNKWMQYLQIHQLNQKGFKVATIAKKLGISRNKVYNVLEQSPEEFEEWILTLGNRGKKLDSYQDLLLSWLHEHPDLSSAQVYDWLKERYNDLNIGESTVRRYVRNLREQYCIPKRITMRSYQAVEELPMGKQVQVDFGETNVKTANGTSQKLWFIGFVLAHSRYKYVEWRDRPFTTRDVIQCHEAAFEYFGGMPEEIVYDQDHLIAVSENAGDIVLTKEFQSYQQMRKFGIYLCRKSDPETKGKIENVVKYVKANFSKNRVFSSIDVWNDMCLAWLKRTGNFKIHPTTKKRPFEVHALEKQHLKTVSSQFSFENSYSNSITRNIQKDNVVKFQSNRYTVPTGTYRRKYSNRAYLEVTEEQRLLIRLSPDGEVIANHQIHNDKGALIQDPAHKRKKSTKLDTWEQELRKAFEDKDQIDLFFTILKEKYPRHRGDQLSILSNLILNEPKWINQALREAMKLQLRSANDLRDLLYALKQTEKHEKLSKELTNHQETNYSHITATTRDVGSYIAIMNGGKSA
- the istB gene encoding IS21-like element helper ATPase IstB translates to MTHPMTQLQDQCRSLRLAETAKELPDLLRKAESHQWTYHELIYEILSYEQACREEKLMAKLLKWARFPIQKTLDEFNLAEQRSISQKQFKQLRELLWLEQQFNIILLGPPGVGKTHIAIGLGMEAIQKGYQVMFIAMGELVHLLKTKEFSRKSQTLYKRLTESDLVIIDDMMYMAMDSKEANLFFHLINELYDKSSVILTSNKGPDEWGDLLGDQGITTAILDRLLHRVEVINFDDPSYRMKHRTTIFEQERITNI
- a CDS encoding YolD-like family protein, giving the protein MRERCKCCLTIEELRSGIWLISFQNIKKEFDRFFKEEEAISKPILDEQKEEELNLLLVEAMKHHRTIELTIYKNGELKTLEGKILYYEPTTQQFKLSLDQEYDIYYLDLGMVVDAIIL